One Festucalex cinctus isolate MCC-2025b chromosome 3, RoL_Fcin_1.0, whole genome shotgun sequence DNA window includes the following coding sequences:
- the LOC144015707 gene encoding uncharacterized protein LOC144015707, with translation MWLPELNDKISRFRFSQCCVGFSGCLCVSYAVWTPFWLKDGGLWTEWNNTKANHDKDGVIFNALEAERVFGALSFLLALSTGALSLVFALCWTSETVRSYSNTRSLLMAGQALYPTTLLLLTMSSTGFFFLLSWSIFTYQHSEEIYQDLSILGSSYWLGALGWVLLLVVEMIIFLAEQAIVPDILEDLEKAVESWRVTSRPSRCFSDGCPHPAFSENKQAFKRYMSVP, from the exons ATGTGGTTGCCAGAATTAAACGACAAAATCAGTCGCTTCAGATTCTCGCAGTGTTGTGTGGGGTTTAGTGGTTGTCTGTGTGTGTCTTATGCCGTCTGGACACCATTCTGGTTAAAGGATGGTGGACTCTGGACTGAGTGGAATAACACAAAGGCTAACCATGACAAAGATGGTGTGATCTTCAATG CTCTGGAAGCAGAGAGAGTTTTTGGGGCTCTGTCCTTCCTGTTGGCCTTGAGCACAGGGGCTCTCTCGCTGGTTTTCGCCCTCTGCTGGACATCGGAGACAGTGCGCTCCTACTCCAACACTCGCTCTCTGCTTATGGCAGGGCAGGCACTGTATCCCACCACCTTGTTGCTTCTCACAATGTCATCTACAG GTTTCTTCTTCCTACTCAGCTGGTCCATTTTCACCTATCAGCACTCTGAAGAAATCTACCAGGACTTGTCCATCCTAGGCTCCTCTTACTGGCTGGGGGCTTTAGGCTGGGTTCTGCTGTTAGTTGTGGAAATGATCATTTTCCTAGCTGAGCAAGCAATTGTACCAGACATCCTAGAAGACCTGGAGAAGGCAGTGGAGTCATGGAGGGTCACTTCTCGGCCGAGCCGTTGCTTCAGCGATGGTTGTCCTCACCCTGCATTCAGTGAGAATAAGCAAGCTTTCAAGAGGTACATGTCAGTACCTTGA
- the accs gene encoding 1-aminocyclopropane-1-carboxylate synthase-like protein 1 isoform X2: MDPRCRRHERGSNWTDQEIVELLQLWSDESVQIELESSLRNQRVFDRIALILREKGMYRTGDQCREKIKKMKLEYRRIKDNHKLRSWKFYDVMDRVVANRPATTYSTLGGTFAAQQLFESPGGSDSFLQGNSSLGSFGPASSDLSYRSGDEQETDGQSLLGTEDTHGQGDNSAHSRSSPSGLTDLNIDASASQLGNVPVPHDTSREGLRSPPALKQRRRRKAGKTTCGHGGGKCCSQGPLHKALTGLLMWQQCAEDRLLSWEEARLEKELQADERRQQREERRAEQERRHELHLFSMLTGALTAVRRGAVTTEAAPTNTPVSLLDHQSALLATSTASPVPSSSPPHTHAHSVSTTETIKSGLGPSVKTCTSESAWATARCVKSLETSVYLSKRGNSIRRQQGILQEGFAHYEANRYDIDNPNGVVNMGTSENKLCYDLLHKRLTQSDMLHVDPALLQYGDWRGHAFLREVVAKFLTYYCCSPKQLEADNVVVMNGCSALFSCIAAVICDPKDAILIPSPFYGAITEGVQLYSDVKLFHVPLDCEDSDKDGRLFHLTVSKLEEGIQRAKQEGANIRAIILVNPHNPLADVYTPKEVLSFLEFAKRNDLHVIIDEVYMLTVFDESVTFHSVLSLESLPDPQRTHIMWGLTKDFAMAGNRIGTLYTENQDLVEALAKLGSFHGISGTTQHQVAQLLQDREWISKEFLPENRRRLRAAHSYLTNELQTMDIDYLDRPAALYVWADFRKFLRAPSFEEELWMWQCFLKHKVVLSCGQAFSCCIPGWFRIVFSNHQHHLQLGLKRIREALKEIKESSINRDSPIVKEASEESKRPVKEDSAPSDNATIENSTSSPQSKSSDQLKEKAISVPDTSSLGPDEFLLLDCQASQPAESLDSLIGTLKHQIRSSDWLEKNTPERSAGEDPEILDVFKALLARARK; this comes from the exons ATGGACCCCCGTTGCAGGAGGCACGAGCGGGGCAGCAACTGGACCGACCAAGAGATTGTGGAGCTGCTCCAGCTTTGGTCCGACGAGTCCGTCCAGATAGAATTGGAAAGTTCATTGCGCAACCAGCGCGTGTTTGACCGCATCGCACTCATTCTGCGCGAAAAGGGCATGTACCGTACAGGCGACCAATGCAGGGAGAAGATTAAAAAGATGAAGCTGGAGTATCGCCGCATTAAGGACAACCACAAACTGAGATCTTGGAAATTTTACGACGTGATGGATCGGGTCGTAGCTAACCGGCCGGCTACTACGTACTCCACTCTGGGTGGAACATTTGCTGCCCAGCAATTGTTTGAGAGCCCAGGTGGAAGTGACTCTTTCTTGCAGGGGAATTCCTCACTAGGCTCCTTTGGTCCAGCTTCTTCAG ATCTGTCTTACAGATCAGGAGATGAACAGGAAACCGATGGACAATCTTTACTGGGAACAGAGGACACGCACGGTCAAGGAGACAATTCTGCTCATTCAAGAAGTTCCCCTtcag GTTTAACTGACCTGAACATTGATGCATCTGCTTCCCAGTTAGGCAACGTTCCTGTGCCACATGACACATCAAGGGAGGGCCTCCGATCCCCTCCTGCATTAAAACAGAGGAGACGTCGTAAGGCAGGCAAAACCACGTGTGGCCACGGAGGTGGAAAGTGTTGCAGTCAGGGGCCCCTCCACAAAGCTCTTACAGGCTTGCTCATGTGGCAGCAGTGTGCTGAAGATCGCCTCCTCTCCTGGGAGGAGGCCCGTCTCGAGAAGGAGTTGCAAGCTGACGAGCGGAGGCAGCAGCGAGAAGAGAGGAGAGCTGAACAGGAGCGTCGCCATGAGCTGCACCTGTTCAGCATGCTTACTGGGGCGTTAACTGCAGTCAGACGGGGTGCCGTGACCACGGAAGCTGCACCCACTAACACCCCCGTCTCACTGCTAGATCATCAGTCAGCTTTACTGGCGACATCAACTGCCTCCCCTGTGCCGTCCTCATCCCcaccacatacacacgcacactctgTTTCCACTACGGAGACAATCAAGTCGGGGCTGGGCCCATCAGTCAAGACCTGCACATCGGAGAGTGCTTGGGCAACTGCGAGATGTGTGAAGTCTCTTGAGACCAGCGTGTACCTGTCCAAACGTGGGAACAGCATTCGGCGGCAACAAGGCATTCTCCAGGAAGGCTTTGCTCATTATGAAGCAAACAGATATGACATAGACAATCCAAAT GGTGTCGTCAATATGGGCACAAGCGAGAACAAGCTCTGCTATGATCTTCTTCATAAGAGG TTGACCCAATCTGACATGCTGCATGTTGACCCAGCACTGTTGCAGTATGGTGACTGGAGGGGACATGCATT CCTGAGAGAAGTGGTTGCCAAGTTTCTAACTTACTATTGCTGTTCTCCAAAGCAATTGGAAGCTGACAAT GTTGTGGTGATGAATGGATGCAGTGCCCTCTTTTCGTGCATTGCAGCGGTCATTTGTGACCCAAAAG ATGCCATTCTCATTCCGAGCCCTTTCTATGGCGCTATTACTGAGGGCGTGCAGTTGTATAGCGATGTCAAGTTGTTTCATGTTCCTCTCGACTGTGAG GATAGTGACAAAGATGGTCGACTTTTTCACCTCACCGTGAGCAAACTGGAGGAAGGTATACAAAGGGCAAAGCAAGAG GGGGCGAACATTCGAGCTATTATACTGGTGAACCCCCACAATCCTCTTGCTGACGTCTACACCCCAAAGGAGGTGCTTTCCTTCTTGGAGTTTGCCAAAAG AAATGACCTCCATGTCATCATTGATGAAGTGTACATGCTGACAGTGTTTGATGAATCAGTAACATTTCACAGTGTCCTCAGTCTGGAAAG TTTGCCCGACCCACAGAGGACACATATAATGTGGGGGCTGACCAAG GACTTTGCAATGGCTGGAAACAGAATAGGGACTCTTTATACTGAGAACCAAGACCTTGTGGAGGCTTTGGCTAAATTGGGCTCATTCCATGGTATCTCTGGGACAACTCAGCACCAGGTTGCACAACTTCTTCAAGACAGAG AGTGGATAAGCAAGGAGTTTTTGCCTGAGAACAGACGCAGATTGAGAGCCGCTCACTCCTACCTGACAAATGAGTTGCAGACAATGGACATTGACTACCTGGACAGGCCTGCTGCTTTGTATGTCTGGGCTGACTTCAGGAAG TTTCTCAGAGCCCCATCATTTGAGGAGGAGTTGTGGATGTGGCAGTGCTTCCTCAAACACAAAGTTGTATTGAGTTGCGGGCAAGCCTTCTCCTGCTGTATACCTGGCTGGTTTCGCATCGTATTTTCCAACCATCAGCACCACCTTCAACTTG GACTGAAAAGAATCAGAGAGGCCTTAAAAGAAATCAAAGAAAGCAGTATCAACAGGGATTCCCCCATTGTCAAAGAAGCCAGTGAGGAGAGCAAGAGACCAGTGAAAGAGGACAGTGCACCTTCAGACAATGCCACAATTGAAAATTCAACATCATCCCCCCAGAGCAAGTCATCAGACCAGCTGAAGGAGAAGGCGATTTCTGTTCCTGATACAAGCTCGCTGGGCCCTGATGAGTTTCTGTTGCTGGACTGCCAAGCCTCTCAGCCTGCAGAGAGCTTGGACTCGCTGATTGGTACGCTCAAGCATCAAATCCGCTCCTCTGATTGGCTGGAAAAGAACACGCCAGAACGGTCTGCTGGGGAGGACCCAGAGATTCTTGATGTGTTTAAAGCCCTGTTGGCACGAGCCAGAAAGTAA
- the accs gene encoding 1-aminocyclopropane-1-carboxylate synthase-like protein 1 isoform X1: MDPRCRRHERGSNWTDQEIVELLQLWSDESVQIELESSLRNQRVFDRIALILREKGMYRTGDQCREKIKKMKLEYRRIKDNHKLRSWKFYDVMDRVVANRPATTYSTLGGTFAAQQLFESPGGSDSFLQGNSSLGSFGPASSGGFLFGQPPKTADPLDVKCEDGEEISLNTDVAQPDLSYRSGDEQETDGQSLLGTEDTHGQGDNSAHSRSSPSGLTDLNIDASASQLGNVPVPHDTSREGLRSPPALKQRRRRKAGKTTCGHGGGKCCSQGPLHKALTGLLMWQQCAEDRLLSWEEARLEKELQADERRQQREERRAEQERRHELHLFSMLTGALTAVRRGAVTTEAAPTNTPVSLLDHQSALLATSTASPVPSSSPPHTHAHSVSTTETIKSGLGPSVKTCTSESAWATARCVKSLETSVYLSKRGNSIRRQQGILQEGFAHYEANRYDIDNPNGVVNMGTSENKLCYDLLHKRLTQSDMLHVDPALLQYGDWRGHAFLREVVAKFLTYYCCSPKQLEADNVVVMNGCSALFSCIAAVICDPKDAILIPSPFYGAITEGVQLYSDVKLFHVPLDCEDSDKDGRLFHLTVSKLEEGIQRAKQEGANIRAIILVNPHNPLADVYTPKEVLSFLEFAKRNDLHVIIDEVYMLTVFDESVTFHSVLSLESLPDPQRTHIMWGLTKDFAMAGNRIGTLYTENQDLVEALAKLGSFHGISGTTQHQVAQLLQDREWISKEFLPENRRRLRAAHSYLTNELQTMDIDYLDRPAALYVWADFRKFLRAPSFEEELWMWQCFLKHKVVLSCGQAFSCCIPGWFRIVFSNHQHHLQLGLKRIREALKEIKESSINRDSPIVKEASEESKRPVKEDSAPSDNATIENSTSSPQSKSSDQLKEKAISVPDTSSLGPDEFLLLDCQASQPAESLDSLIGTLKHQIRSSDWLEKNTPERSAGEDPEILDVFKALLARARK; this comes from the exons ATGGACCCCCGTTGCAGGAGGCACGAGCGGGGCAGCAACTGGACCGACCAAGAGATTGTGGAGCTGCTCCAGCTTTGGTCCGACGAGTCCGTCCAGATAGAATTGGAAAGTTCATTGCGCAACCAGCGCGTGTTTGACCGCATCGCACTCATTCTGCGCGAAAAGGGCATGTACCGTACAGGCGACCAATGCAGGGAGAAGATTAAAAAGATGAAGCTGGAGTATCGCCGCATTAAGGACAACCACAAACTGAGATCTTGGAAATTTTACGACGTGATGGATCGGGTCGTAGCTAACCGGCCGGCTACTACGTACTCCACTCTGGGTGGAACATTTGCTGCCCAGCAATTGTTTGAGAGCCCAGGTGGAAGTGACTCTTTCTTGCAGGGGAATTCCTCACTAGGCTCCTTTGGTCCAGCTTCTTCAGGTGGGTTTCTGTTTGGTCAGCCCCCAAAAACTGCTGATCCACTGGATGTAAAATGTGAGGATGGTGAGGAAATTAGTTTGAACACCGATGTTGCGCAACCAGATCTGTCTTACAGATCAGGAGATGAACAGGAAACCGATGGACAATCTTTACTGGGAACAGAGGACACGCACGGTCAAGGAGACAATTCTGCTCATTCAAGAAGTTCCCCTtcag GTTTAACTGACCTGAACATTGATGCATCTGCTTCCCAGTTAGGCAACGTTCCTGTGCCACATGACACATCAAGGGAGGGCCTCCGATCCCCTCCTGCATTAAAACAGAGGAGACGTCGTAAGGCAGGCAAAACCACGTGTGGCCACGGAGGTGGAAAGTGTTGCAGTCAGGGGCCCCTCCACAAAGCTCTTACAGGCTTGCTCATGTGGCAGCAGTGTGCTGAAGATCGCCTCCTCTCCTGGGAGGAGGCCCGTCTCGAGAAGGAGTTGCAAGCTGACGAGCGGAGGCAGCAGCGAGAAGAGAGGAGAGCTGAACAGGAGCGTCGCCATGAGCTGCACCTGTTCAGCATGCTTACTGGGGCGTTAACTGCAGTCAGACGGGGTGCCGTGACCACGGAAGCTGCACCCACTAACACCCCCGTCTCACTGCTAGATCATCAGTCAGCTTTACTGGCGACATCAACTGCCTCCCCTGTGCCGTCCTCATCCCcaccacatacacacgcacactctgTTTCCACTACGGAGACAATCAAGTCGGGGCTGGGCCCATCAGTCAAGACCTGCACATCGGAGAGTGCTTGGGCAACTGCGAGATGTGTGAAGTCTCTTGAGACCAGCGTGTACCTGTCCAAACGTGGGAACAGCATTCGGCGGCAACAAGGCATTCTCCAGGAAGGCTTTGCTCATTATGAAGCAAACAGATATGACATAGACAATCCAAAT GGTGTCGTCAATATGGGCACAAGCGAGAACAAGCTCTGCTATGATCTTCTTCATAAGAGG TTGACCCAATCTGACATGCTGCATGTTGACCCAGCACTGTTGCAGTATGGTGACTGGAGGGGACATGCATT CCTGAGAGAAGTGGTTGCCAAGTTTCTAACTTACTATTGCTGTTCTCCAAAGCAATTGGAAGCTGACAAT GTTGTGGTGATGAATGGATGCAGTGCCCTCTTTTCGTGCATTGCAGCGGTCATTTGTGACCCAAAAG ATGCCATTCTCATTCCGAGCCCTTTCTATGGCGCTATTACTGAGGGCGTGCAGTTGTATAGCGATGTCAAGTTGTTTCATGTTCCTCTCGACTGTGAG GATAGTGACAAAGATGGTCGACTTTTTCACCTCACCGTGAGCAAACTGGAGGAAGGTATACAAAGGGCAAAGCAAGAG GGGGCGAACATTCGAGCTATTATACTGGTGAACCCCCACAATCCTCTTGCTGACGTCTACACCCCAAAGGAGGTGCTTTCCTTCTTGGAGTTTGCCAAAAG AAATGACCTCCATGTCATCATTGATGAAGTGTACATGCTGACAGTGTTTGATGAATCAGTAACATTTCACAGTGTCCTCAGTCTGGAAAG TTTGCCCGACCCACAGAGGACACATATAATGTGGGGGCTGACCAAG GACTTTGCAATGGCTGGAAACAGAATAGGGACTCTTTATACTGAGAACCAAGACCTTGTGGAGGCTTTGGCTAAATTGGGCTCATTCCATGGTATCTCTGGGACAACTCAGCACCAGGTTGCACAACTTCTTCAAGACAGAG AGTGGATAAGCAAGGAGTTTTTGCCTGAGAACAGACGCAGATTGAGAGCCGCTCACTCCTACCTGACAAATGAGTTGCAGACAATGGACATTGACTACCTGGACAGGCCTGCTGCTTTGTATGTCTGGGCTGACTTCAGGAAG TTTCTCAGAGCCCCATCATTTGAGGAGGAGTTGTGGATGTGGCAGTGCTTCCTCAAACACAAAGTTGTATTGAGTTGCGGGCAAGCCTTCTCCTGCTGTATACCTGGCTGGTTTCGCATCGTATTTTCCAACCATCAGCACCACCTTCAACTTG GACTGAAAAGAATCAGAGAGGCCTTAAAAGAAATCAAAGAAAGCAGTATCAACAGGGATTCCCCCATTGTCAAAGAAGCCAGTGAGGAGAGCAAGAGACCAGTGAAAGAGGACAGTGCACCTTCAGACAATGCCACAATTGAAAATTCAACATCATCCCCCCAGAGCAAGTCATCAGACCAGCTGAAGGAGAAGGCGATTTCTGTTCCTGATACAAGCTCGCTGGGCCCTGATGAGTTTCTGTTGCTGGACTGCCAAGCCTCTCAGCCTGCAGAGAGCTTGGACTCGCTGATTGGTACGCTCAAGCATCAAATCCGCTCCTCTGATTGGCTGGAAAAGAACACGCCAGAACGGTCTGCTGGGGAGGACCCAGAGATTCTTGATGTGTTTAAAGCCCTGTTGGCACGAGCCAGAAAGTAA